Part of the Candidatus Eremiobacteraceae bacterium genome, GGCGCTCCGGCCGAGCGCGCAGCGATACGTGTTCGCGTAGGGCAGATGATAGACGCCGGGCAGCAGCGGACCGAAATGCCGGCGAAACTTGACCTTGCTCGAACCAAGCGAAATAGCCCCGGTCGTGCGGCCGTGGAACGACCCTTCGAAGGCGATGATGTTCTGGCGCTTCGTGTGTGCGCGCGCGAGCTTGATCGCGCCCTCGACGGCCTCGGCGCCGGAGTTGGTGAGGAACGTCCGCTTCGCGCCGGGTCCGGGGGCGAGCTTGGCCAGCCGTTCGCACAGATCGGAGAACTGGGGGTAATAGAAATCGGTCGAGCAGATGTGCAGGAACTTGCGCGCCGTCTCCTCGATCGCTGCGACCACTTTGGGGTGCGAATGGCCGGTCGCCGCCACGGCGATGCCCGCCATGAAATCGAGGTAACGGTTGCCGTCGACGTCCTCGATCATCGCGCCCGCGCCGCGCTCGACGACAAGGGGATACTCCTTGATGTACGAGGGCGACGAGTATTGCTTGTCCTTCGCGATCACCGCCTCAGCCTTGGGACCCGGCGGCGGCACGAGGATCTTCGGATAGCTCTTTGCCATGTGGTTCTCCGCGGACGCAGAATGAAGCCCGCACTAAGCAGGCTTCATATCTTCGTTTCTTAGACCGCGGAACCTCTGCGCCGAATATTATTCGGCTGTGGTCAGTAGTAGATGTTCGCGACGAAGTTCTCGTAGGAGCCCGGTGGGCAAGGCGGCGGTGGGCGATGCGGCGGGGGAAAACAGAAGTGGACGATCCGTCGGATCGAAAATCCGCTGGGATCATTGAATGTCAGCGTCTGCCCGCTGACCGATGCGTTCATGAGTGTGGTGCCGGAGCAGCTCGGCGGCGTTCCAACGGTCCCGCCGTACGAGCATGCCGCCAAGACGAACGACTTTCCCCATGTCGTCACGGTCGCTGGCAGCGTCACGACGACTTGCAAACCCGAGCCGAACGTGCCGCCGCCGATGAAGCCGGTCGGAGAGAGAGTCAGCGACAAGACTTCGGTGCTGGTCCCAGGCGGCGCCGGAGGTCCGGTGCTCGCGTCCGGCACGTCGACTTGCATGCTCACCTTGTCGAACGGACCCGTGATCGGATAGCTGTTCGACGGAACGGTGACGGAGCCGGCGAATCCGCAGACAGCCGGCAGCGCGACCATTTGGCTCTGCGCCTGGTTCGTGAACGCGAACGAATTCTTGCCTGAGCACGCGGCAGGCGGGTTCGTCGGCGCTGCAGTCGGCGGAGCCGTCGGAGGCATGGTCGGCGCGATCGTCGCTAGCGGTGGACCGCCTTGCGGATTGGGCGTTCCGGGTATCGCCGAATTCGTCCCGCAGCCTGTACCTACGAGCACCGTGACCACTACGAGAGCAAAGCCTAGAACAAAGCGTGTAAGCATCGAGATGTCCTCCAAGAAAGGAAGCGCATCTCGATTCTAGCGCGTTCGCTTTACGGTTAAATCCGCAGAAATACGCAGAACGGCGCCGTTTAGACCATCCGCGTGCGCGACTGCTCCCGCATGAACTGCTCGACGTAGTACGGTCCGCAGCCGCCCTTGCCCGTGATGCCCGAGCCCTTCCAGCCGCAGAACGATTGCACGCCCGGCCACGCGCCGGTGGTGGCCCCGGTGCGCCGGTTCACGTAGAGCACGCCCGCTTCCATCTCGTTGAAAAAGCGTTCGATCTCTTTATCGTCTTGCGAGAACAGCCCACCCGTCAGCCCGAGCTTCGAGCGATTGGCCTCTTCGAGCGCGCGCTCGAACGACGGCACGGTGCCCACGGCCAGGAACGGCAAGAACAGCTCGCGCTGATACAACTCGTGTTCGAGCGGCAATTTGACGATCGTCGGCTTGACGTAATTCCCTTTGCCTAGCCGCTCGCCGCCAAGGCGCTCGCCGCCGGCCAGCATCGTGCCAGCCTTGCGCGCGCTTGACGCCGCCTCGTCGAACTTGCGCGTGGCCGCCTCGTTGATGACGGGGCCGAACCACACGTCGCGCTCGGTCGGATCGCCGATCACGATCTTGCTCGTCTTGTCGAGCAGCATCTCGATGAACGTGTCGGCCACGCGCTCGTCGACGTATACGCGCGAGCATGCGCTGCACTTCTGCCCTTGATAGCCGAACGCCGAACGCATGACG contains:
- a CDS encoding aminotransferase class III-fold pyridoxal phosphate-dependent enzyme, with amino-acid sequence MAKSYPKILVPPPGPKAEAVIAKDKQYSSPSYIKEYPLVVERGAGAMIEDVDGNRYLDFMAGIAVAATGHSHPKVVAAIEETARKFLHICSTDFYYPQFSDLCERLAKLAPGPGAKRTFLTNSGAEAVEGAIKLARAHTKRQNIIAFEGSFHGRTTGAISLGSSKVKFRRHFGPLLPGVYHLPYANTYRCALGRSA